From one Halosimplex rubrum genomic stretch:
- a CDS encoding DUF7503 family protein, which produces MSQESTRLREFLEENPKWIGVMFSALLLLSQAGSVTAASGGSLTGP; this is translated from the coding sequence ATGAGCCAAGAATCAACGCGACTCCGCGAATTCCTCGAAGAGAACCCCAAATGGATCGGCGTCATGTTCAGCGCGCTGCTGCTGCTCTCGCAGGCCGGCTCGGTGACGGCCGCGTCCGGTGGTTCGCTGACCGGACCGTAG
- a CDS encoding MarR family transcriptional regulator: MYTVLEYEGPLTQKTLAEETRLSQRSVRSALSDLTDADIVEERIYPADARQRLYAIDTE; this comes from the coding sequence GTGTACACGGTCCTCGAGTACGAAGGCCCACTGACTCAGAAGACGCTCGCCGAGGAGACGCGCCTCTCCCAGCGCAGCGTGCGCAGCGCGCTGTCGGACCTGACGGACGCCGACATCGTCGAAGAACGGATCTACCCGGCGGACGCCCGCCAGCGGCTCTACGCTATCGACACCGAGTGA
- the cca gene encoding CCA tRNA nucleotidyltransferase gives MSDEFDAVVERVRERVTPDDDERERLGRVVDDLRERTRDAVADLPVDADVVQVGSTARDTWLAGDRDIDLFVSFPTSVGRDELESYGLEIGHAVLPDGHEEFAEHPYVKGTYGGFDVDLVPCYAVADATAIRSAVDRTPFHTEYLAERIDADLAGEVRVAKRFLAGIGVYGSDLRTRGFSGYLTELLVHEYGGFRPFVEAAAEWHPPVAFDPEDHADASFDDPLVVIDPTDPERNVAAVCSAEAVARLQHYARDLLAEPRPALFVPDDPEPVDHDAVAAAFERRGTAPVAVRFDAPDIVDDQLYPQLDRSLAGLVGELDRRGFDVLRAAAWAEETVVLFAELEVAERPAVERHEGPPVGVRDHAEGFYDAYADEVAAPDDGPGTYGPFLDGDRYVVERPREFRTAVGLLESDAVFDVALGARVEAAMDEEYAVLSGDDVGALAGEFGVELARYLDPRP, from the coding sequence ATGAGCGACGAGTTCGACGCCGTCGTCGAGCGGGTCCGCGAGCGGGTGACGCCCGACGACGACGAACGCGAGCGACTCGGCCGCGTCGTCGACGACCTCCGCGAGCGCACGCGCGACGCCGTCGCGGATCTGCCGGTCGACGCCGACGTGGTCCAGGTCGGGTCGACGGCCCGTGACACCTGGCTGGCGGGCGACCGCGACATCGACCTGTTCGTCTCGTTCCCGACGAGCGTCGGCCGCGATGAGCTGGAGTCCTACGGCCTCGAAATCGGCCACGCCGTGTTACCCGACGGCCACGAGGAGTTCGCCGAACACCCCTACGTCAAGGGGACCTACGGGGGGTTCGACGTGGATCTCGTGCCCTGCTACGCGGTCGCCGACGCCACCGCGATCCGGTCGGCGGTCGACCGCACGCCCTTCCACACCGAGTACCTCGCCGAACGCATCGACGCCGACCTGGCGGGCGAGGTGCGGGTCGCCAAGCGGTTCCTCGCCGGGATCGGCGTCTACGGGAGCGACCTCCGGACCCGGGGGTTCTCCGGGTATCTGACCGAACTGCTCGTCCACGAGTACGGCGGCTTCCGGCCGTTCGTCGAGGCCGCCGCCGAGTGGCACCCGCCCGTCGCGTTCGACCCCGAGGACCACGCCGACGCGTCGTTCGACGACCCGCTCGTCGTGATCGACCCGACCGACCCCGAGCGCAACGTCGCCGCCGTCTGTAGCGCCGAGGCGGTCGCACGGCTCCAGCATTACGCTCGCGACCTGCTCGCCGAGCCCCGACCGGCGCTGTTCGTTCCCGACGACCCCGAACCCGTCGACCACGACGCGGTCGCCGCGGCGTTCGAGCGCCGCGGGACCGCGCCGGTCGCCGTCCGGTTCGACGCGCCCGACATCGTCGACGACCAGCTGTACCCGCAGCTCGACCGCTCGCTGGCGGGGCTCGTCGGCGAACTCGACCGCCGCGGGTTCGACGTGCTGCGGGCGGCCGCGTGGGCCGAGGAGACGGTCGTCCTGTTCGCCGAACTCGAAGTCGCCGAGCGGCCGGCCGTCGAGCGCCACGAGGGACCGCCGGTCGGCGTCCGCGACCACGCCGAGGGGTTCTACGACGCGTACGCCGACGAGGTCGCCGCGCCCGACGACGGACCGGGCACCTACGGTCCGTTCCTCGACGGCGACCGCTACGTCGTCGAGCGGCCCCGCGAGTTCCGGACGGCGGTCGGACTGCTGGAGAGCGACGCCGTCTTCGACGTGGCGCTGGGCGCGCGAGTCGAGGCGGCCATGGACGAGGAGTACGCGGTGCTGTCGGGCGACGACGTGGGCGCGCTCGCCGGCGAGTTCGGCGTCGAACTGGCGCGCTATCTCGACCCGCGACCCTGA
- a CDS encoding polysaccharide deacetylase family protein — MLVSESQLLRAWRTVAFVGHFSRVESLSSRGTNKILAYHSVGGGFHDDIDPDRLRRDIAYLDRHYELVDLPAVRRPSDEKRVALIFEDGYRDFAENVVPVLREYDVPATVFVIADAIGDPSFTHNDRFEYEYMDREDLLALLDEDLVTIGNHTRTHPKLAEVPPDRLEREIVGAKRRLERVLGVEVDRFSYPYNSCTDRAAAVVRESHDIGVAGRGRREHISAETNPEVIPQVNGANPFWEVRWDLSDAGTFVGSLADRLVGRAV, encoded by the coding sequence ATGCTCGTCTCAGAGTCGCAGTTGCTCCGGGCGTGGCGGACGGTCGCGTTCGTGGGTCACTTCTCGCGGGTCGAGTCGCTGTCCTCGCGCGGCACGAACAAGATTCTCGCGTACCACTCGGTCGGCGGCGGGTTCCACGACGACATCGACCCCGACCGGCTGCGTCGCGACATCGCGTACCTCGACAGGCACTACGAACTCGTCGACCTCCCGGCCGTCCGCCGGCCCAGCGACGAGAAACGGGTCGCCCTCATCTTCGAGGACGGCTACCGCGACTTCGCCGAGAACGTCGTGCCCGTCCTCCGCGAGTACGACGTGCCGGCCACCGTCTTCGTGATCGCCGACGCCATCGGCGACCCCTCGTTCACCCACAACGACCGCTTCGAGTACGAGTACATGGACCGCGAGGACCTCCTCGCGCTCCTCGACGAGGACCTGGTCACCATCGGCAACCACACGCGGACCCACCCGAAGCTCGCCGAGGTCCCGCCGGACCGCCTCGAACGGGAGATCGTCGGCGCCAAGCGCCGCCTCGAACGCGTGCTCGGCGTCGAGGTCGACCGCTTCAGCTACCCCTACAACAGCTGCACCGACCGCGCCGCCGCGGTCGTCCGCGAGTCCCACGACATCGGCGTCGCCGGCCGCGGCCGCCGCGAGCACATCTCCGCCGAGACCAACCCCGAAGTGATCCCGCAGGTCAACGGCGCCAACCCGTTCTGGGAAGTGCGCTGGGACCTCTCCGACGCCGGCACGTTCGTCGGCTCCCTCGCCGACCGCCTCGTCGGGCGGGCGGTCTGA
- a CDS encoding histone family protein yields the protein MSVELPFAPVDTIIRRNAGSLRVSAEAAEELARRIQERGAERAVDAADVATADGRKTLMASDFGTEATGDKDDLELPIAPVDRIARLDIDDYRVSMDARLALAAELESYADRVAAAAADLARHADRRTVKAEDVEAYFRLSQYYE from the coding sequence ATGAGCGTCGAGCTACCGTTCGCGCCGGTCGACACTATTATCCGGCGCAACGCCGGGAGTTTGCGCGTCAGCGCCGAGGCCGCCGAGGAACTCGCCCGCCGCATCCAGGAGCGCGGGGCCGAGCGAGCGGTCGACGCGGCGGACGTGGCGACCGCGGACGGGCGGAAGACGCTGATGGCGTCGGATTTCGGCACCGAAGCGACCGGGGACAAGGACGATCTGGAACTCCCGATCGCGCCGGTCGACCGCATCGCTCGCCTCGACATCGACGACTACCGCGTCTCCATGGACGCTCGCCTCGCGCTGGCGGCCGAACTAGAGTCGTACGCCGACCGGGTGGCGGCGGCCGCCGCGGACCTGGCGCGCCACGCCGACCGGCGGACCGTCAAAGCCGAGGACGTCGAGGCCTACTTTCGACTGAGCCAGTACTACGAGTGA
- a CDS encoding O-acetylhomoserine aminocarboxypropyltransferase/cysteine synthase family protein — MTDPYAFGTRCVHAGQDVDPATGARAPPIYQTTSYVFDDADTAADRYALDDGGNVYSRFDNPTVSTLERRLAALENGTAAVATGSGMAALDAATSILARAGDNVVTASSIYGGTHSYLSNMGSRRGIETRFVDTLDPQAYAEAIDDRTAYVHYETIGNPSLVTPPMAAIAEVAHERGVPVFVDNTFGTPALCNPLDHGADIVWESTTKWIHGSGTTVGGVLVDGGSFPWAEHPEKFPELGAPNDAFDGVTFAERFGDRAFATAARQRAVRSLGDGQKPFDAWATLQGTETLELRMERHCENAQRVAEFLADHDGVEWVTYPGLDSHETHDHASEYLNGGYGGMVAFGLAGGFEAGKRFCEETDLAQFLANIGDAKTLVIHPASTTHAQLTPEEQRASGVTPDLVRLSVGIEDAEDILADVDGAIERANAGASDGTPNAGDS, encoded by the coding sequence ATGACCGATCCGTACGCCTTCGGGACGCGCTGTGTCCACGCCGGCCAGGACGTGGACCCGGCGACAGGCGCGCGAGCGCCGCCGATCTACCAGACCACTTCCTACGTGTTCGACGACGCCGACACGGCGGCCGACCGGTACGCGCTGGACGACGGGGGCAACGTCTACTCGCGGTTCGACAACCCGACCGTCTCCACGCTGGAACGCCGGCTCGCCGCGCTGGAGAACGGGACCGCGGCCGTCGCCACGGGCTCGGGGATGGCCGCCCTCGACGCCGCGACCTCGATCCTCGCCCGGGCGGGCGACAACGTCGTCACCGCCTCCTCCATCTACGGCGGCACCCACTCCTATCTCTCGAACATGGGCAGTCGCCGCGGGATCGAGACTCGCTTCGTCGACACGCTCGACCCGCAGGCCTACGCCGAGGCCATCGACGACCGCACCGCCTACGTCCACTACGAGACCATCGGCAACCCCTCGCTGGTGACGCCGCCGATGGCGGCCATCGCCGAGGTCGCCCACGAGCGGGGCGTCCCCGTCTTCGTCGACAACACCTTCGGGACGCCCGCGCTGTGCAACCCGCTCGACCACGGCGCCGACATCGTCTGGGAGTCCACCACCAAGTGGATCCACGGCTCGGGCACCACCGTCGGCGGCGTCCTCGTCGACGGCGGCTCGTTCCCGTGGGCGGAGCACCCCGAGAAGTTCCCCGAGCTGGGCGCACCCAACGACGCCTTCGACGGCGTCACCTTCGCCGAGCGGTTCGGCGATCGCGCCTTCGCGACGGCCGCCCGCCAGCGCGCCGTCCGCTCGCTGGGCGACGGCCAGAAGCCCTTCGACGCCTGGGCGACCCTCCAGGGGACCGAGACGCTCGAGCTCCGGATGGAACGCCACTGCGAGAACGCCCAGCGCGTCGCCGAGTTCTTGGCCGACCACGACGGCGTCGAGTGGGTCACCTACCCCGGGCTCGACTCCCACGAGACCCACGACCACGCCAGCGAGTATCTGAACGGTGGGTACGGCGGCATGGTCGCCTTCGGCCTCGCGGGCGGCTTCGAGGCGGGCAAGCGCTTCTGCGAGGAGACCGACCTGGCGCAGTTCCTCGCCAACATCGGCGACGCGAAGACCTTAGTCATCCACCCCGCCAGCACGACCCACGCGCAGCTCACTCCCGAGGAACAGCGCGCCAGCGGCGTCACGCCCGACCTGGTGCGGCTGTCGGTCGGCATCGAGGACGCGGAGGACATCCTCGCGGACGTCGACGGCGCCATCGAGCGCGCCAACGCCGGGGCGAGCGACGGAACGCCGAACGCGGGTGACTCGTAG
- a CDS encoding helix-turn-helix transcriptional regulator: protein MTDGFQVSERRSVPPAEAFSLLGNELRVTILLELGDAKEGSQPRPLPFEELRQRCDVSDSGRFNYHLQELLGVFVQEKAEGYGLLYPGVILYQAIKADSFTDRTTVEPFPVDADCADCGARLEATYRNSMLVVRCGDCGALAFKYHLPPGAIRSNDPDAVLSAASLYARRDLLTVASHVCPTCASEMYHDVVPDGEKSSELEQAMPGPAVVHHCSYCKNFFCTDLPEILIYHPEVLPFVAANAPDLLTDPLWTVDACDPDDIAVARDDPLHVTVPLRAGDDRLDVTVDRSLSVIETERP, encoded by the coding sequence ATGACCGACGGCTTTCAGGTCTCCGAGCGACGGTCGGTCCCGCCCGCGGAGGCGTTCTCCCTGCTGGGCAACGAACTGCGCGTCACCATCCTGCTGGAACTCGGCGACGCCAAGGAGGGCAGCCAGCCCCGCCCGCTCCCCTTCGAGGAGCTGCGCCAGCGCTGTGACGTGTCCGACAGCGGTCGGTTCAACTACCACCTCCAGGAGCTACTCGGCGTGTTCGTCCAGGAGAAAGCGGAGGGGTACGGCCTGCTGTACCCCGGTGTCATCCTCTATCAGGCGATCAAGGCCGACAGCTTCACCGACCGGACGACCGTCGAGCCGTTCCCCGTCGACGCCGACTGCGCCGACTGCGGGGCGAGACTGGAAGCGACCTACCGCAACAGCATGCTCGTCGTCCGCTGTGGGGACTGCGGCGCGCTCGCGTTCAAGTACCACCTCCCGCCGGGCGCGATCCGGTCGAACGACCCCGACGCCGTGCTGTCGGCGGCGAGCCTCTACGCCCGCCGGGACCTGCTGACCGTCGCCAGCCACGTCTGTCCCACCTGCGCGAGCGAGATGTACCACGACGTGGTGCCGGACGGGGAGAAGTCGAGCGAGCTCGAACAGGCGATGCCCGGCCCCGCGGTGGTCCACCACTGCTCGTACTGCAAGAACTTCTTCTGCACCGACCTCCCCGAGATCCTGATCTACCACCCCGAGGTGCTGCCGTTCGTCGCCGCCAACGCGCCCGACCTGCTGACCGACCCGCTGTGGACCGTCGACGCCTGCGACCCGGACGACATCGCGGTCGCCCGGGACGACCCCCTCCACGTCACCGTCCCGCTCCGAGCCGGCGACGACCGCCTCGACGTGACCGTCGACCGCTCGCTGTCCGTGATCGAGACCGAGCGCCCGTGA
- the metX gene encoding homoserine O-acetyltransferase MetX produces the protein MEIERDAVALGEFEFECGRSIPELEVSYEAYGEFTGDNAVLVCHALTGSAHVAGRHPDDETDGQARAWWDDIVGPGKAIDTREYYVLCANVPGSCYGTTGPESTNPETGEPYGTDFPAVTVTDWTDAQRQLLDELGVPHLHAVVGGSVGGMNVIEWAKQHPDHVERIAPIAAAARLDVQCLAMDAIARRAITTDDDWQGGDYYGDGPKPTDGLALARQIGHVMYLSKASMEQKFGRRAAGRDAARSFPTDPAAGFFPYRDVESYLDYNAESFVERFDANSYLYLTRAMDNYDLAAGFESDEDALAAFDGEALVMSFTGDWHFTPTQAEELADALRAADVAAAHHLVESDHGHDAFLVEPESVGPPLADFLADGVEGTAVTDTDEPPEDDDPSFAPVHTSLFSD, from the coding sequence ATGGAGATCGAACGCGACGCCGTCGCGCTCGGCGAGTTCGAGTTCGAGTGCGGCCGCTCGATCCCCGAGCTGGAGGTCTCCTACGAGGCCTACGGCGAGTTCACGGGCGACAACGCGGTGCTGGTCTGTCACGCGCTGACCGGCAGCGCCCACGTCGCCGGGCGCCACCCCGACGACGAGACCGACGGGCAGGCCCGCGCCTGGTGGGACGACATCGTCGGCCCGGGCAAGGCCATCGACACCCGCGAGTACTACGTCCTCTGTGCCAACGTCCCGGGCTCGTGTTACGGCACGACCGGCCCCGAGAGCACCAATCCCGAGACCGGCGAGCCCTACGGCACGGATTTCCCGGCGGTCACCGTCACCGACTGGACCGACGCCCAGCGTCAGTTGCTCGACGAACTCGGGGTCCCGCACCTCCACGCCGTCGTCGGCGGCAGCGTCGGCGGCATGAACGTCATCGAGTGGGCCAAACAACACCCCGACCACGTCGAGCGCATCGCCCCCATCGCCGCCGCCGCGCGACTCGACGTGCAGTGTCTCGCCATGGACGCCATCGCCCGCCGCGCCATCACCACCGACGACGACTGGCAGGGCGGCGACTACTACGGCGACGGTCCGAAACCGACCGACGGGCTCGCGCTCGCCCGCCAGATCGGCCACGTCATGTATCTCTCGAAGGCCTCGATGGAGCAGAAGTTCGGCCGCCGCGCGGCGGGCCGCGACGCCGCCCGGTCGTTCCCGACCGACCCCGCCGCCGGCTTCTTCCCCTACCGCGACGTGGAGTCGTATCTCGACTACAACGCCGAGAGCTTCGTCGAACGCTTCGACGCCAACTCGTATCTCTATCTCACGCGAGCGATGGACAACTACGACCTCGCCGCGGGCTTCGAGTCCGACGAGGACGCCCTGGCCGCCTTCGACGGCGAGGCGCTCGTGATGTCCTTTACCGGCGACTGGCACTTCACGCCCACGCAGGCCGAAGAGCTGGCCGACGCGCTCCGCGCGGCCGACGTGGCCGCCGCCCACCACCTCGTCGAGTCCGACCACGGCCACGACGCCTTCCTCGTCGAACCGGAGAGCGTCGGGCCGCCGCTCGCCGACTTCCTCGCCGACGGCGTCGAGGGGACGGCCGTCACGGACACGGACGAGCCGCCCGAGGACGACGACCCCTCGTTCGCGCCCGTCCACACCAGCCTGTTCTCCGATTGA
- a CDS encoding DUF7504 family protein, with product MTVRIRGAADIGDATTVLLLAPDVSDRPTDACLTVLDGLDDRIDRAVPVTISQPASEWLSLWEREADTGPPLAACVDVDRTTRSTTETADADGPVPVERVVDPTDLEAIGRRVSDVLQRADDAGDRVGVAVHSLTGVLGYVDEPTAFKFVYTLGEVARRVDGVVVFHLDPAAHDDETVETFRIVCDAVVDADRGRSAGAGL from the coding sequence GTGACCGTCCGCATCCGGGGAGCGGCGGATATCGGCGACGCGACGACGGTGCTGTTGCTGGCTCCCGACGTGTCCGACCGGCCGACGGACGCCTGTCTGACCGTTCTCGACGGTCTCGACGACCGGATCGACCGGGCGGTCCCGGTCACGATCTCTCAGCCGGCGTCGGAGTGGCTGTCGCTGTGGGAGCGCGAGGCCGACACCGGGCCGCCGCTCGCCGCGTGCGTGGACGTGGATCGGACGACGCGCTCGACAACGGAGACGGCCGACGCCGACGGTCCCGTGCCGGTCGAACGCGTCGTCGACCCGACGGATCTGGAGGCGATCGGTCGCCGGGTCAGCGACGTGCTCCAGCGGGCCGACGACGCCGGCGACCGCGTCGGCGTCGCGGTCCACTCGCTGACCGGCGTGCTCGGCTACGTCGACGAACCGACCGCGTTCAAGTTCGTCTACACGCTCGGCGAGGTGGCTCGACGCGTCGACGGCGTCGTCGTCTTCCATCTGGATCCCGCGGCTCACGACGACGAGACCGTCGAGACGTTCCGGATCGTCTGCGACGCGGTCGTCGACGCCGACCGCGGCCGCTCGGCCGGGGCCGGTCTCTGA
- a CDS encoding single-stranded DNA binding protein produces the protein MGAIEEVYADLDTDVSEEEFREAVEQKVEQMGGLADEETAAMLIAHELNEGEVDTVADIEPGMEEVKFLAKVVSIGDLRTFERDGEDEDGRVVNVEAADETGTVRLAFWDQEAEAITEGMLEEGQVLRIAGRPKDGYNGLEVSVDKAEPDDDAEIDVELGEGSTVDALTMGQSDVNVRGIVLETDSIRTFDRDDGSEGKVSNLLLGDETGRVRVTMWDERADRATELDPGTAVEVVDGYVREREGDLELHVGDHGAIDEIDETVEFTPEADAIGGVEMDQVVDLAGVVRSADPKRTFDRDDGSEGQVRNVRVQDDTGDIRVALWGEKADKEIAPGDEVFVADAEIQDGWQDDLEASAGWQSTVVVLDEDTGAGSAAPSAGGTGAGDGGNGGSNADAGLGAFTGDGDGGDSGTSDADGSDGAASDGAASGGAAAAAAEEVEFTGTVVQTGDPVILDDGQETMQVETGAALTLGQEVTARGAMVDDRLDADDVF, from the coding sequence ATGGGAGCGATCGAGGAGGTCTACGCGGATCTCGATACGGACGTCTCCGAGGAGGAGTTCCGCGAGGCCGTCGAACAGAAGGTCGAGCAGATGGGCGGGCTCGCGGACGAGGAGACGGCGGCGATGCTGATCGCCCACGAGCTCAACGAAGGGGAGGTCGACACCGTCGCGGACATCGAACCGGGGATGGAGGAGGTGAAGTTCCTCGCGAAGGTGGTCTCGATCGGCGACCTGCGCACGTTCGAACGGGACGGCGAGGACGAGGACGGCCGCGTCGTCAACGTCGAGGCCGCCGACGAGACCGGGACCGTCCGGCTGGCCTTCTGGGACCAGGAGGCCGAGGCCATCACCGAGGGGATGCTCGAAGAGGGCCAGGTGCTCCGGATCGCCGGCCGACCGAAGGACGGCTACAACGGTCTCGAAGTGTCGGTCGACAAAGCAGAACCGGACGACGACGCCGAGATCGACGTGGAGCTGGGCGAGGGGTCGACCGTCGACGCGCTGACGATGGGCCAGTCCGACGTGAACGTCCGGGGGATCGTCCTGGAGACGGACTCGATCCGGACGTTCGACCGCGACGACGGGAGCGAGGGGAAGGTGTCGAACCTCCTGCTGGGCGACGAGACCGGTCGCGTGCGCGTGACGATGTGGGACGAGCGGGCCGACCGCGCGACGGAACTCGACCCGGGGACCGCCGTCGAGGTGGTCGACGGCTACGTCCGCGAGCGCGAGGGCGACCTCGAACTGCACGTCGGCGACCACGGCGCCATCGACGAGATCGACGAGACGGTCGAGTTCACGCCGGAGGCCGACGCCATCGGGGGCGTCGAGATGGACCAGGTGGTCGACCTGGCGGGGGTCGTCCGGTCGGCCGACCCCAAGCGGACCTTCGACCGCGACGACGGCTCGGAGGGGCAGGTCCGGAACGTCCGCGTGCAGGACGACACCGGGGACATCCGCGTCGCGCTGTGGGGCGAGAAGGCGGACAAGGAGATCGCGCCGGGCGACGAGGTGTTCGTCGCCGACGCCGAGATCCAGGACGGCTGGCAGGACGACCTGGAGGCGTCGGCGGGCTGGCAGTCGACCGTGGTCGTCCTCGACGAGGACACCGGTGCGGGCTCGGCCGCGCCCTCGGCTGGCGGTACGGGCGCCGGTGACGGCGGGAACGGCGGTTCGAACGCGGACGCCGGACTCGGCGCGTTCACCGGTGACGGTGACGGCGGCGACTCGGGGACGAGCGACGCAGACGGGTCCGACGGAGCGGCGTCCGACGGAGCGGCGTCCGGCGGGGCAGCGGCGGCCGCCGCGGAGGAGGTGGAGTTCACGGGGACGGTCGTCCAGACGGGCGACCCGGTCATCCTCGACGACGGCCAGGAGACGATGCAGGTCGAGACCGGGGCGGCGCTGACGCTCGGGCAGGAAGTGACCGCCCGCGGCGCGATGGTCGACGACCGGCTCGACGCCGACGACGTGTTCTGA
- a CDS encoding histone deacetylase family protein — translation MNFGYREACLDHDTGKRHPESPDRLRAIRQGLSECHGVRYVSPEDATVEQVSAAHDADYVDSVEAFCADGGGDWDADTVAVEATWDATLAAAGMANWAADEALDGADGRNTPFALGRPPGHHAVYDDAMGFCFFNNVAVAAQHAIDDRDADRVAILDWDVHHGNGTQDIFDDREDVFFVSIHEDGIYPGTGDATETGTGDARGTTMNVPFPPGTTTSGYLAAVDDLILPAFEAFDPDLLLVSAGFDAHEHDPISRMRVSTEGYGLLARRVDEFADRVGTGLGFVLEGGYGLDTLTESIRTVHEVFDGYTPAEPNEDVQDAARQVVDDVRGQGFDLADE, via the coding sequence ATGAACTTCGGCTACCGGGAGGCCTGTCTCGACCACGACACCGGCAAGCGCCACCCCGAGAGCCCCGACCGCCTGCGGGCCATCCGCCAGGGCCTCTCGGAGTGTCACGGCGTCAGGTACGTCTCCCCCGAGGACGCGACCGTCGAGCAGGTCTCCGCCGCCCACGACGCGGACTACGTCGACTCGGTCGAGGCGTTCTGCGCCGACGGCGGCGGCGACTGGGACGCCGACACCGTCGCCGTCGAGGCCACCTGGGACGCCACCCTGGCCGCCGCCGGCATGGCCAACTGGGCCGCAGACGAGGCGCTCGACGGGGCGGACGGACGGAACACTCCCTTCGCGCTCGGCCGCCCGCCGGGTCACCACGCCGTCTACGACGACGCGATGGGCTTCTGTTTCTTCAACAACGTCGCCGTCGCCGCCCAGCACGCCATCGACGACCGCGACGCCGACCGCGTCGCCATCCTCGACTGGGACGTCCACCACGGCAACGGCACCCAGGACATCTTCGACGACCGCGAGGACGTCTTCTTCGTCTCGATCCACGAGGACGGCATCTACCCCGGGACCGGCGACGCGACCGAGACGGGAACCGGCGACGCCCGGGGCACCACCATGAACGTCCCGTTCCCGCCGGGGACGACCACCAGCGGCTACCTCGCCGCCGTCGACGACCTGATCCTCCCCGCCTTCGAGGCGTTCGACCCGGACCTACTGCTGGTCTCCGCGGGCTTCGACGCCCACGAACACGATCCCATCTCGCGGATGCGCGTCTCCACGGAGGGCTACGGCCTGCTGGCCCGGCGCGTCGACGAGTTCGCGGACCGCGTCGGCACCGGCCTCGGGTTCGTCCTCGAGGGCGGCTACGGCCTCGACACGCTGACCGAGAGCATCCGCACCGTCCACGAGGTGTTCGACGGCTACACCCCCGCCGAACCCAACGAGGACGTGCAGGACGCCGCGCGTCAGGTCGTCGACGACGTGCGCGGCCAGGGGTTCGACCTCGCCGACGAGTGA